The Hymenobacter oligotrophus genome segment CCAACTTTCAAGTAGTGCTCAACGGGCAAGTGTTGGATGTGGAGCCGGGCAAAACGTATTCGTACACCACGCCCAAAGGCGAAGTGGTGCAGGTGCAGCTGCGCGAGAGCAGCATTCGGCACTTTCGCGACGAGTGGGTGTCCTTTCAGCATCCGCCGAAACTCTCCGTTGCCGAAACCCAGGAGGAGGGCATACGCCAACTGATCCTGATGAACGCGGCCGGCGCCGGGGTGCTGGTGCAAGAATACACCGGCCTCGACCCTAAGGACATCCTTGAGTTCATGATTACGCAACTCACCAAAGACGAGGTAAAAGCGGGGTACAAACGCCAGGACAAAGCCTACGAGAAAAAGCTCGCGGATGGCAAGCTGCTGAACGGCAAAACGGTTTACCTCAGCCAGAAAAACGCCCGCAGCGTGTACCAGATCGGTACGTGGTCGGGCGAAAACGAAGGCATTATGGTGGTCACCATAAACCGCGAAGACGGCTCGAGCTCGGATGCCGCTAATCAAAAGCTGATCAGCGATGTTGTTGGGTCAATGAAAATTCTTCGCTAGCCTACCCATGTTCACCGGAATCATCGAGGCCCTAGGTACCGTGCGCGACGTGCGCCAGGAGGGTACCAACCGGCATTTTGTAATTGAGGCCCCGTTTAACGGGGAGCTGCAAATCGACCAAAGCGTGGCCCACGACGGCGTGTGCCTAACGGTGGTGGCCCTTGATGCGGCAGCCAGTACGCACACCGTTACGGCCATCGACGAGACGCTGCAGAAAACCAACCTAGGCACTTGGGCCGTGGGCCGGCAGGTGAACCTGGAGCGCTGCCTTTCGGCCAACGGCCGCTTCGACGGGCACATCGTGCAAGGCCACGTTGACCTGACGGCTACCTGCGAAGCGGTGGAAGATCAGAACGGCTCGTGGCTGTACCGCTTTCGCCACGAAACCGGCCCCGGACGCGTTACCGTCGAGAAGGGCTCCATCTGCATCAACGGCGTGAGCCTGACCTGCTTTAACAGCACCGACGACGGTTTTTCGGTAGCCATCATTCCGTACACCTACGAGCACACCACTTTCCAGCACCTGCGCCCCGGCGACACGGTGAACCTGGAGTTTGATATAGTGGGCAAGTACGTGGCGAAGCTGCTGGGTAAGTAAAGCAACTGCGCCAATCCGTTCGGTTTACCCGATGCCCCGTGCCATCGTTCGCTTGGTTTGGGCCTGCTTGGCGCTGCTGCTGGCACTGGCCGTGGTTTGGTGGCGCCGGGCTGGTGCTGATGGGTTTGTGAGCTACCGGGTTGATTTGCGCCGACAGCACTTGGTCCTGTATTGGCACGACGAGCACGGCCGCCCGCTGCGCAGCCTAGGTGCTTTGCAGGCTTGGCTGGCCGGGCAGGGCCGCACCTTGCGTTTTGCAACCAACGGCGGCATGTACGGGGCCGGCAACGTGCCGGTGGGCTTGCTGGTGCAGGCCGGCCGCCGCGTGGTGCCGCTCGATACGGCCGCGGCCGGCCGCGGCAATTTCTACCTCCAACCCAACGGGGTATTTTACTTAACTGCTGGTGGCCGCGCCGGCGTGTGCCGTACTGCGGACTTCGGGCGGGTTGGGCCGGTGGCCTACGCCACGCAGTCGGGCCCCATGCTGGTGATTAATGGGCAACTGCATCCGGCTTTCCGGGCGGGCTCGGCCAACCGGTACGTGCGCAACGGTGTGGGCGTGCTGCCCGATGGGCGGGTGCTGCTGGCCATGTCGAAGGAGCCGGTGAATTTTCACGATTTCGCCCGTTATTTTCAGCAGCAAGGGTGCCGCAACGCGCTGTACCTCGATGGGTTCGTATCGCGCACGTACTTGCCGGCGCAGGATTGGGTGCAGACCGACGGGGATTTTGGCGTGATGATCGGGGTGACCGACCGCTGAGGCCGGAGTGCGCTTGCACTTTTCCGCGTCGGTTGCGTACAACAAAACGTACTTAACTGCATTCCCGCCATGTCGAAACGCGAATTAATAGAACCCAACCCCGGCGACAAGCGCTACGTGCGCCGCAACGAGAAGGGCGAATTCACCAGCAACGTCGACCTGAACCGCTCCCTCTCGCAGGATGATCGGCATAACTCCCACGTAACCAGCAAGCCGGGGCAAGGCGACCGAGGCGACGGCCACACCGGCAACCGTAAACCAGCTAAAAAATAGTCAGAAATAAGCCCTTCGGCGTTGGCCGAAGGGCTTATTTCTGCACATGAGTTGATCACAACCTAGGCGACTTCAGTGGGCATCCAGCGTTGTACGCCGCGCCGGTACAGCCAGTAGCAGCCCAAAGCCAGCAAAGCACCCAGGGTGGTGCCGGCCAGCACGTCGGACGGGTAATGGGCCCCTAGGTAGATGCGGCTGTAGCTTACCGTGGCAGCCCACAGCAGCACCAGCGCCTTCACGGGCCAGAAGCGCCGGGGCAGTGCTAGGCACACAAACACGGCCAACGAAAACGCATTGGCCGCGTGCGACGAGATAAAGCCAAATTTGCCGCCGCAGCCGTTTACCAGGTTCAGGGTTTCGGAAACTTGCGGGTCGTGGCAGGGGCGAAGACGCGCGAAGAAGGGCTTGAAGAAGCGGCTCGAAATGAAATCGGCCAGCGCCACGCACAGGCCCATGAGCGGCAAAAGCAGTACGGCCCGCCTGCCGAAGTAATAGCCCAGGGCTATTACCATCACCAGGTAGGCCGGAAACCACACAAAGCGGTCGGTGAAAAATATCATGAACCGATCGAGGCCGGGGGTGTGGGCCTTATTGGCCGACACCAGCAGCCATCGATCGAGCTGCTGCAGTTGTTCAATCAAGCGAAGTGGGCGAATTGTCGAGCCAATTTACGCCCTTTTTCAGCCATTGCTGCGTTTCGGCCTCGGGAGTGCCGGGCGCGGGCTGCATGTTGTAGTGCCACTCGCAGCGCGGGGGCAGGCTCATCAGGATGCTTTCGGTGCGGCCGCTGGTTTCGAGGCCAAACTTGGTGCCGCGGTCGATGGCCAGGTTGAACTCGGCGTAGCGCGAGCGGCGGATCATTTGCCACTTCACTTCGTCGTCGCCGTAGGGCAGCTCGGCGTTGCGGCGCATTAGCTCGCTGTAGGTGCGGCCGTACACTTCGCCCACGTCCTGCACAAAGGCAAACAGCTCGTCACGGTCGCCGTCTTTGCCCACCGTGAGGCGGTCGAAGAAGATGCCGCCCACGCCGCGGGTTTCCTGGCGGTGGGTCAGGAAGAAATATTCGTCGGCCCAGTCCTTAAAGCGTTGGTAGTAGGTGGGGTTGTGACGCTGGCACACCTCGGCAATTTGCTCATGAAACCAACGGGCTTGCTTTACGTCGACGTAAATGGGCGTGAGGTCGAGGCCGCCGCCAAACCACGCTTCGCCGTTGCCGGCCTCAAAGTAGCGCACGTTCATGTGCGAAATGGGCACCCTAGGGCTGCGCGGGTGCTGCACCACCGATACGCCCGTGGCAAAGTAGTTGGGGTCGGGCATGAGCAGCTGCTTGGCCGCGCGCTCGTCCATCCGCCCCCACACGGCCGAAAAATTTACGCCGCCTTTCTCCAGGATATTGCCGTTTTGGATAACGCGCGTTTCGCCGCCGCCGCCCGAGTGGTGCTGCCAGTAATCGGGCTGAAAGGTAGCGCTGCCGTCGGTGGTTTCGAGCGTGGTGTACAGCCACTTCTGAAAGTGGCGCATCCACTGCTCCACGGTTTGGCGAAAGGGCACGAGCGTGGTATCGGTATCGGTCGTCATGGCGGGGGCAAAGGCGGGCGAAAGGAGCGGGGCTTGCATGGAGTTGGTTGAGCTGGTTTGCAAGGCGAAATAAGAGCCCGGCCGTAGCTTAAATCCTGACCAATGTCAGCGCCGCCGCTGTTTTTTATCAGCGCAAAGGTGGCAGATTTTCGGCGATGCCTGCCACGCCCGCTGGCTGCGGGCTATTAATTGCCGACAAGGGCGGGCCAACCCGACTTGAGTGTAATACACGCGTATTACCGCGCCGAACCGGTGTATTATTGCACCTCCAAAGGCCACCCAACCGGGTGGCTAAGCAGTACAAGCCCCTTTTTCATGCCCACCTCGTCCTCGGTGCCGCGCTTAGCGCGCGAACTTTTTGCCAACGCCGGCGGCCGCATTGCGCAAGCGCACCCCGCTTACTTGCTGCTGGAGTGGCTGCCCGGCGCCTCGCAACCCGAGGTAGTAACGGCGGTGTTCGAGCGATTGCTGCTGGCCATGCGCCTTACCGGCTGCCGCTGCGTGCTCACCGACCAACGGCAAATGCCGCCCCTGGATGCGGCCGTGCAACGGTGGGTGGCCGAGCAGTGGCTACCTAGGGCGGCCGCCGAGGCCGGGTACTCGCATTGCGCCGTGCTGCTAAGCGAAAACGTATTCGCGCGCCTAGGTGCCGTAACCTGGGTAAGCCAATACCAGCCCAAAGCCGTGGTGTACCAAGCCTTTGCTAGCCCCGAGGCCGCCGCGGAGTGGCTGGTTGCGCGCTAAGCCGACGTACTGCGGTATGGGCGCTTTGCCGTAAATTCGGCCCTTCGCCACTGCGTACATTTTCGATGCAAGCTCCCACCGCCCTGGAAACCCCCGAAACCGATTTCAACACGGCCGCCCACCCCGAGCGTGCCACCCTGCTCCGCGCCTACCGCCTGATGCAAACGTCGGCGGCCATGGCGCAGCTCTACGAAGAAAACAAAGCCGTAACGGCCAAGTACGTGCACGCCACAGCCCGCGGCCACGAGGCCATTCAGCTGGCTGCTGCTTTTCAGCTCCGCGAAACCGACTACTGCGCGCTGTACTACCGCGACGACGCCTTTATGCTCGGGCTGGGCATTACGCCCTTCGAGCTGATGCTGCAGCTCATGGCCAAGCGCGACGACCCGTTTTCGGGCGGCCGCACCTACTACTCGCACCCCTCGCTGCGACGGCCCGGCGTGCCCGTAATTCCGCACCAAAGCTCGGCTACCGGCATGCAAGCCATTCCGGCTACGGGCATGGCGCACGGGCTGCGCTACCTCGAGGGGCAGGGCCTGCTGCAGGCAGCCGAGCAACAACCCGTGGTGCTGTGCTCTATCGGCGATGGGGCCATGACCGAAGGCGAAGTGGCCGAAGCCCTGCAAATGGCGGTGCTGCACCAACTGCCTGTGGTGTACTTGGTGCAGGACAACGAATGGGGGATTTCGGCCACGGGCCGCGAAATGCGCGCCATGGATGCCTACGAGTTTGCGGCCGGTTTTAAAGGGCTGCACCGCTTGCAGTGCGACGGCGCCGATTTCGTTGATAGCTACGCCACCATGTACGCGGCCGTACAGCACGCCCGCCGTTCGCGCGGGCCGGTGCTGGTGCACGCCAAATGCCCGCTCCTAGGTCATCATACCAGCGGGGTGCGGCGCGAGTGGTACCGCGGCAACGATTTAACCCAACACCAGCAAAACGACCCGCTGCCGCGCCTGCACCAGCAATTGCTTACGGAGGGCTTTTCGGAAGGCGAGCTGGGCTATGCTACTGCCCAAGCCCAAACCGCCGTGCAAGAGGATTACGCCCGGGCCCTGGCCGCGCCCAACCCCGACCCGGCGACCTTTGCCGACCACGAGTTTGCGCCCGCAGCCGTGACCGAGGAAGCCGGCGAGCGGAGCCCCGCCGGAGCCGACAAAGCCATAATGGTGGACGCTGCGCTGCACGCCGTCGACGATATTTTGCGCGAGTTTCCGGAGGCTCTTTTCTACGGCCAGGACGTAGGCGGCGAGCTGGGCGGTGTATTCCGCGAGGCAGCTTTGCTGGCCAAGAAGTACGGCGATGCGCGCGTGTTTAACACGCCCATCCAGGAGGCCTACATTGTGGGCAGCACGGCGGGTATGTCGGCTGTGGGCGCCAAGCCCATCGTCGAAATTCAGTTTGCCGACTACATCTGGCCGGCGCTCAATCAGTTGGTCGAAGAGCTAAGCAAATCGTGCTACCTCTCCAACGGCAAGTTTCCGGTGCAGTCGCTGATTCGGGTGCCCATTGGGGCCTACGGCGGCGGCGGGCCGTACCACTCCGGTTCGGTCGAAAGCACGCTGCTGACCAT includes the following:
- a CDS encoding phosphatase PAP2 family protein, yielding MIEQLQQLDRWLLVSANKAHTPGLDRFMIFFTDRFVWFPAYLVMVIALGYYFGRRAVLLLPLMGLCVALADFISSRFFKPFFARLRPCHDPQVSETLNLVNGCGGKFGFISSHAANAFSLAVFVCLALPRRFWPVKALVLLWAATVSYSRIYLGAHYPSDVLAGTTLGALLALGCYWLYRRGVQRWMPTEVA
- the hemF gene encoding oxygen-dependent coproporphyrinogen oxidase; translation: MTTDTDTTLVPFRQTVEQWMRHFQKWLYTTLETTDGSATFQPDYWQHHSGGGGETRVIQNGNILEKGGVNFSAVWGRMDERAAKQLLMPDPNYFATGVSVVQHPRSPRVPISHMNVRYFEAGNGEAWFGGGLDLTPIYVDVKQARWFHEQIAEVCQRHNPTYYQRFKDWADEYFFLTHRQETRGVGGIFFDRLTVGKDGDRDELFAFVQDVGEVYGRTYSELMRRNAELPYGDDEVKWQMIRRSRYAEFNLAIDRGTKFGLETSGRTESILMSLPPRCEWHYNMQPAPGTPEAETQQWLKKGVNWLDNSPTSLD
- a CDS encoding phosphodiester glycosidase family protein, whose amino-acid sequence is MPRAIVRLVWACLALLLALAVVWWRRAGADGFVSYRVDLRRQHLVLYWHDEHGRPLRSLGALQAWLAGQGRTLRFATNGGMYGAGNVPVGLLVQAGRRVVPLDTAAAGRGNFYLQPNGVFYLTAGGRAGVCRTADFGRVGPVAYATQSGPMLVINGQLHPAFRAGSANRYVRNGVGVLPDGRVLLAMSKEPVNFHDFARYFQQQGCRNALYLDGFVSRTYLPAQDWVQTDGDFGVMIGVTDR
- a CDS encoding riboflavin synthase: MFTGIIEALGTVRDVRQEGTNRHFVIEAPFNGELQIDQSVAHDGVCLTVVALDAAASTHTVTAIDETLQKTNLGTWAVGRQVNLERCLSANGRFDGHIVQGHVDLTATCEAVEDQNGSWLYRFRHETGPGRVTVEKGSICINGVSLTCFNSTDDGFSVAIIPYTYEHTTFQHLRPGDTVNLEFDIVGKYVAKLLGK
- a CDS encoding alpha-ketoacid dehydrogenase subunit alpha/beta, with protein sequence MQAPTALETPETDFNTAAHPERATLLRAYRLMQTSAAMAQLYEENKAVTAKYVHATARGHEAIQLAAAFQLRETDYCALYYRDDAFMLGLGITPFELMLQLMAKRDDPFSGGRTYYSHPSLRRPGVPVIPHQSSATGMQAIPATGMAHGLRYLEGQGLLQAAEQQPVVLCSIGDGAMTEGEVAEALQMAVLHQLPVVYLVQDNEWGISATGREMRAMDAYEFAAGFKGLHRLQCDGADFVDSYATMYAAVQHARRSRGPVLVHAKCPLLGHHTSGVRREWYRGNDLTQHQQNDPLPRLHQQLLTEGFSEGELGYATAQAQTAVQEDYARALAAPNPDPATFADHEFAPAAVTEEAGERSPAGADKAIMVDAALHAVDDILREFPEALFYGQDVGGELGGVFREAALLAKKYGDARVFNTPIQEAYIVGSTAGMSAVGAKPIVEIQFADYIWPALNQLVEELSKSCYLSNGKFPVQSLIRVPIGAYGGGGPYHSGSVESTLLTIRGIKVVYPSNAADMKGLMRAAFLDPNPVVMLEHKGLYWSKVPGTEDAKTVEPAAGYVVPLGKANVVQQASAEKLQQGDTCVVITYGMGVYWAKTASKQLPGQVEILDLRTLNPLDWEAVQAATLRHGKVLVLTEEPLMNSFAESLAGRIQRHCFQRLDAPVFTLGAANLPAIALNVELEKQMLPNADKVHAALAELLAY